The following is a genomic window from Patescibacteria group bacterium.
TATTCATAAGTCAAAGGCAATATTAGGACAAACAAAGAAAATATAAGAATTAAGAAATTTTTAAAATAAATATTCTCAAAAATTTTTAAATGTTTTTTAAAAGAATCAAATCTCGATAAAAATTTAAGAATAAGTAATAAAAATGCTATCAAAAACAAAGTCAAAATCATATATGTACTCGATAGTGAATGAGTCAAAAACACTCCACCAAAGAATAAAAAACATAATATTATTTTTTTATAATTAATTTCTTTGCTCAAAAATAGATCCTTCAGAAATGCCAAGCCAAACAAGAATAAGCACAATCCAGCAAAAAGATTTAGATAAGTACCAGTTGAATAAGAATTACCAGGCTGTCTTGATATAAAAACTAGCAAAACCAAAGAAATAATTGCTATCAACTCATTTTTAAATAATTTCCTCACCAAAAAATAAAAAGCAAGATAAGAAATAATAAAAATAAATGGCACGAAAAATATTGTTGTTGTTACAACGTCTTGACCAGTAAAAAACGTTTCTAATGCTAATAGAGTGTGAAATAATGGGGGATCTAAAGATCCTTCCCAAGCTTTTGTAAAACCTTGTTCAATAATTCCTTTTGCTTCAGTCATGTGTCTTGTTGGATCATCACCTGGAGGAACAATGTAGTTATGATGGAAAATTCCGTAATAAAAATGGAAAGCTAGCAAAATAATCAGCAAAACCAAAATTATCGCTCCGAGATTATTTTTAACAAATTGCCAAAAATTAACTTTTTTTGATGCTATTATCGCAGAACTAAAAAAATTCTTATTAAAACCGTTTCTCAAAGAATAGATTGATTGAGAAACAATAAATTCTTTGACAAATAAAATTATCAAGCCAATCATAATCAACAACGATATTTCAATCGCAGAGCTTAACAATGTAATTTTCACACCAAGCTTACTTGATAGAAACACAATTAAAGGCGACATTACAAAGGATAATCCAAACGACAAAATTATTCTATCCGCCAATCTTATAGAACCATTTTTCGGCGTTCTATCAGCGTTAGTATCAGCGTTAAATCTGCCTCTAAGCAACAAAAAGCCCCAAACAAAACCTGGCAAAAATAAAGCAAACACACTTCCTAAAACAAATCTTAAAGATTCAAGTGCTGTAAATTTAAAAGTCAAAACAAAAAAAGCAACCATAGCAGATGCAATAAAAAGAAAAACGCCAAAAATAACTTTTTTATTACTCATTTTTATTTTTTTATTTCGAAAGAATCATCTGATACAAAAGCTAAGATAATTCCGAAAGCTAAGCCTAAAATCAAAACAATTTGACTGTTTAAATATCTATCATTAATCACATAATCTGTCCAAGAGTTTAAAACAGTTAGCAGAATAAACAATATCATACTTAATAAAAATCCATATTTACAAATTGTAGCTAAATATTTTTTCATATTTTTGAATTTATCAGCGTTAAATCAGCGTTAGAAATCAGCGTCGAATCAGCGCTTGCTTCAATCTTGCATAAAAATTCTGCATTTCATTTTTACTATAATTTTTCTTTAAGTTTAAGTCAATTTCAGTCAGTGTTAACAAATTTTGATCTGTTACACCAGCTGCAGAAATCGCAAAAGTCAGCTTATTATTTTTAATATAATAATTACTCAACAAAAATTCTCTCAAATTAAAATTAGCACATGCTTTTTTCCATTGTGAATCGATATCTGTAACTTTTGTATCAACAAATTCATATTTATCAAATGCTTTTTCAGCACCTAATCTTATTGAACTTGGCTGTCCACTATATTTTACGCATAAATTTGCATCATTAAAATTGGGTGGAATTCTAACTGAAAAATAAATTAATTCTGCCTTAACTTTTTGCGAATAATCACTGCCAACATGTTCAACGGGCAATAGTCTATACCAAGGATACGGATTAGAAAAACGCAACGAATCATCAGGATTAAAATTATAAACAATTGTCATATTCTTATCAAACACAAAAAACATTGATAAAACATAGATTATCACTGCGACAAACAGAATCCAAATTATTATCTTCAAAATTTTCATATTTGTAAAATCAAAATGTCAGCGTCATATCTGCGTTAGAAATCAGCGTCGAATCAGCGATTTTAGAAGTTTGCTTCCAAAGAATCTTCTAAATAATTTCTAAAATCTTCGATAGCATCAACATCATAAACTCGTTCAGATAAATATAAATTATTTTTATCTTTTGCTTTATATAAACTCAATGATAGAAAATTATCAACAGAAGATAAAGCTGGCACATTATACATTTTATCAGCAACTTTTTTATCTTTTGTATCGCTATTTTTAAAATATTTTATAGATAGCGTACTAGAACTTAATGTTTTATAGTTCAAATAATTTTTCTTTAATAATTCCAAATTATCAACTCTATACGGATAAACAATTAGTTCATCTTTTGCCACAAGAAGATAAACATGATCATAATCCATTACTATTTTATTTAAAGTTTCAAATGATTTTTCATCCAAAAAAGTTTTTAATTTGATAATAACGTCATCATTATCTAAATCATTTTCAAATTTATTTGCTTCAACTAAAAATTCTTTTTTAGAAAATAATTCTCTTCGAGGAACTGC
Proteins encoded in this region:
- a CDS encoding DUF6541 family protein, with translation MSNKKVIFGVFLFIASAMVAFFVLTFKFTALESLRFVLGSVFALFLPGFVWGFLLLRGRFNADTNADRTPKNGSIRLADRIILSFGLSFVMSPLIVFLSSKLGVKITLLSSAIEISLLIMIGLIILFVKEFIVSQSIYSLRNGFNKNFFSSAIIASKKVNFWQFVKNNLGAIILVLLIILLAFHFYYGIFHHNYIVPPGDDPTRHMTEAKGIIEQGFTKAWEGSLDPPLFHTLLALETFFTGQDVVTTTIFFVPFIFIISYLAFYFLVRKLFKNELIAIISLVLLVFISRQPGNSYSTGTYLNLFAGLCLFLFGLAFLKDLFLSKEINYKKIILCFLFFGGVFLTHSLSSTYMILTLFLIAFLLLILKFLSRFDSFKKHLKIFENIYFKNFLILIFSLFVLILPLTYEYYSQIFLNSIIAQFQSAMSVNNQINDVSVTSEIPELAVSWKAYDNHLGVFIFSLGLISIPFFFFKSLQKAEKIIIISWAIALFIGTRFSFFILPNRFALDLALPLIVMIAYFFLTIGLFLRNKSYLALKIVLILILSFSTLNFIKDSTEYNQKVRLQDSDAKALSWIRNNTDQNAIILSYPKTLAMRSWGSYINLLTGRAVIDGSDCNDYKGECPWIFDPNSELSRSFYKKNNIEFVYAGKKVLGSFSTKADIDWKYQEKLLNTDFLEKKAEFFDSDKLGSIIIFKINKDNL